Proteins from one Chroococcidiopsis sp. CCMEE 29 genomic window:
- a CDS encoding Mur ligase family protein: MSKTIQLIDRLRLGLAVLTAKTVTFIVRSLRLGAASVLPGEIARRIHPQLLHLLSCQVKQGIILIAGTNGKTTTSLLLCTMLERQGWRVAHNATGANLENGLITALLENTNPIGQLNADYAILEVDENVVPKVLQPIQPRIILCLNLFRDQLDRYGEVDTISQRWAKAIAPLPLETIVIPNADDPTLSSMGQQLRQRVLFFGLREPKQYLDEIPHAVDSIYCPSCGHSLEYQGVYLSHLGDFHCPSCGFHKGQLAIDSREWPQILIGLYNKYNTLAAVLAAQQLGVDDVTIRDTIANFQAAFGRAEELEVKGKHVRILLSKNPVGMNETIRAVNQAGGQTTLLVLNDRIPDGTDVSWIWDVDTEKLVERGGTLVVSGDRVYDMALRLRYSQQDDNNGLQLIVKEDLQAAIATALEHTPANETLHILPTYSAMLEVREVLTGRKIL, encoded by the coding sequence GTGAGCAAGACAATTCAACTAATAGACAGGCTGCGACTTGGCTTGGCTGTATTAACAGCAAAAACAGTAACTTTTATCGTCCGATCGCTACGACTCGGTGCGGCGAGTGTGTTACCGGGTGAAATTGCCCGCCGAATTCACCCCCAGCTGTTGCATCTACTGAGTTGCCAAGTTAAACAAGGAATAATTCTAATTGCTGGGACAAATGGCAAAACTACCACATCGCTGCTGTTATGCACAATGCTAGAACGCCAAGGTTGGCGCGTTGCCCATAATGCCACTGGTGCAAACTTAGAAAATGGCTTGATCACAGCGTTGCTGGAAAATACCAACCCGATCGGACAGTTAAATGCTGATTACGCGATTCTGGAAGTAGATGAAAATGTTGTACCGAAGGTTTTACAACCGATTCAACCCCGAATCATCCTCTGTTTAAATCTGTTCCGCGACCAGCTAGACAGGTATGGGGAGGTAGACACAATTAGCCAGCGCTGGGCAAAAGCGATCGCCCCCTTACCCCTAGAAACCATAGTCATTCCAAACGCTGATGACCCCACCCTCTCATCCATGGGTCAACAGCTGCGTCAACGCGTTCTATTCTTTGGTCTGAGAGAGCCAAAACAGTATCTCGATGAAATTCCCCACGCCGTAGATTCCATTTATTGTCCTAGTTGCGGACACTCACTGGAATATCAAGGCGTTTACCTGTCCCATCTGGGAGACTTCCACTGTCCCAGTTGTGGGTTTCACAAAGGACAACTGGCGATTGATAGTCGAGAATGGCCGCAAATTTTAATTGGATTATACAACAAGTACAACACATTAGCTGCTGTATTAGCTGCCCAACAACTCGGCGTTGATGATGTCACTATCCGCGATACGATTGCCAACTTTCAGGCAGCTTTTGGACGTGCAGAAGAGTTGGAGGTCAAAGGTAAACACGTGCGGATTCTGTTATCGAAAAATCCAGTGGGGATGAATGAAACGATCCGCGCCGTTAATCAGGCAGGTGGACAGACAACGCTGCTGGTGTTGAATGACCGAATACCGGATGGTACAGATGTGTCCTGGATTTGGGATGTGGACACGGAAAAGCTAGTAGAACGGGGGGGGACTTTAGTGGTGAGTGGCGATCGCGTCTACGATATGGCACTACGCCTACGTTACAGCCAGCAGGACGATAACAATGGTTTGCAATTGATTGTGAAAGAAGATTTGCAAGCGGCGATCGCCACTGCCTTGGAACACACACCAGCCAATGAAACGCTACATATTTTGCCGACTTACTCAGCCATGTTAGAAGTACGAGAAGTGCTGACAGGGCGTAAGATTCTTTAG
- a CDS encoding type 1 glutamine amidotransferase → MNHKMELTIGWLYPTLMSTYGDRGNAICLKRRCEWRGYTVTVMPLDQNATAVDLRQVDLLVGGGAQDRQQEIVMRDLRGAKAEALREKIDNGTPGVFTCGAPQLLAHYYEPALGQRIEGLGLFDFVSVHPGPNARRCIGNLVIEVTATRLAQELTAMIGSTPYVIGFENHGGRTKLGQVEPLGRVVQGLGNNGEDGTEGAFYQNAIATYSHGPVLPKNPFLADWLLQTALQQKYQEPILLAPLDDTLATQAREAMFKRLRVSVPIVAKQR, encoded by the coding sequence ATGAATCACAAAATGGAACTAACAATTGGCTGGCTATATCCCACGCTGATGAGCACGTATGGTGATCGCGGTAATGCGATCTGTTTGAAGCGGCGTTGTGAATGGCGGGGATACACAGTAACAGTAATGCCACTCGATCAAAATGCTACGGCAGTTGACCTGCGCCAAGTAGATTTATTAGTAGGTGGTGGTGCCCAAGATCGGCAGCAAGAAATTGTCATGCGCGATCTGCGCGGTGCTAAGGCAGAGGCGCTGCGCGAGAAAATTGATAATGGTACTCCCGGCGTGTTTACCTGTGGTGCACCTCAATTGCTAGCTCACTACTACGAACCGGCTCTAGGACAGCGAATTGAGGGACTAGGGCTATTTGATTTTGTCTCAGTACATCCGGGTCCCAATGCGCGTCGCTGTATTGGTAATCTTGTAATTGAAGTAACTGCAACTCGTCTAGCCCAAGAACTGACAGCGATGATTGGTTCTACACCTTACGTGATTGGCTTTGAAAATCATGGAGGTCGAACGAAGCTTGGGCAAGTGGAACCGCTGGGGCGTGTGGTGCAAGGGTTAGGTAACAACGGCGAAGATGGAACGGAAGGGGCATTCTATCAAAATGCGATCGCTACTTACTCCCATGGTCCTGTTTTACCCAAAAATCCCTTTCTGGCGGATTGGCTGCTCCAGACAGCACTGCAACAAAAGTATCAAGAACCAATATTACTTGCACCGTTGGATGATACGCTTGCTACCCAAGCGCGAGAAGCCATGTTTAAAAGATTACGTGTTAGCGTTCCAATAGTAGCTAAACAGCGATAA
- a CDS encoding alkaline phosphatase D family protein: MAPARASEQYKLLAIQSGDVSASSALVWGRSDRESQMVVDFSTSPNFTRPRTQIGPQVSAETDYTGTVDLKGLRPDTTYFYQVRFVNGRVERFTESLQGLTGSFRTAPAFNQARSVKFVWAADMAGQGWGRNPNLKIKAFDGEEIQGGYVVFDVMRKLKPDFAIFSGDMIYADNAIPPTKPIPPIVGGGTWINEPAKNFVAISLAEFRQNWKYNLGDSKFQRFLAETPIYVQWDDHEVTNNWYPNEILTATPYNGLSASVLAERAKQAFFEYNPIRGDEIFRNYNYGKHLDLFLLDERSFRGDNNKNTEPTLEILGTEQFQWIKDSLKASRATWKVIASDDPLSIVTGGPGDYDAWAQNDTRLLGREAQLSDLLKFIKDEEIENVVWITADVHFPAAIYYDPNRAVFQDFNPFWEFVIGPIHAGAFGPAANLPLDSTFGPEYEFNIFPEEANLPPPHNQFFGSAEVDGQTAQLTVRIHAITGEVVYEKVLDPSANSRNQNRSK, encoded by the coding sequence TTGGCTCCAGCACGAGCGAGCGAGCAGTATAAGCTACTGGCGATTCAGTCGGGAGACGTGAGTGCTAGCAGCGCTTTGGTTTGGGGACGTAGCGATCGCGAATCCCAGATGGTAGTTGACTTCTCTACTTCGCCTAACTTCACTCGTCCAAGGACTCAAATCGGTCCACAGGTCAGTGCTGAGACTGACTATACTGGCACGGTGGATCTAAAGGGATTGCGTCCAGATACGACTTACTTCTACCAAGTGCGCTTTGTAAATGGACGGGTAGAGCGCTTCACTGAATCGCTACAAGGGTTAACTGGTAGCTTCCGCACAGCACCAGCATTCAATCAAGCCCGTTCAGTTAAGTTTGTCTGGGCGGCAGATATGGCAGGACAAGGTTGGGGGCGCAATCCCAACTTGAAGATTAAAGCCTTTGATGGTGAAGAAATTCAGGGCGGCTACGTCGTCTTTGATGTAATGCGCAAGCTCAAGCCTGACTTTGCCATCTTCAGCGGTGACATGATCTACGCTGATAACGCAATTCCTCCTACCAAACCCATCCCCCCAATCGTAGGGGGTGGAACTTGGATAAACGAACCAGCGAAGAATTTCGTAGCAATCAGCCTGGCTGAATTTCGACAGAACTGGAAGTACAACTTGGGGGACAGCAAATTCCAACGATTCCTAGCGGAAACCCCAATTTACGTGCAGTGGGACGACCATGAAGTTACCAATAACTGGTATCCTAACGAGATCTTGACAGCAACTCCCTACAATGGTTTGTCAGCTAGTGTCCTAGCCGAGCGGGCAAAGCAGGCATTCTTTGAATACAACCCGATTCGGGGCGACGAAATCTTCCGTAACTATAACTACGGCAAGCATCTAGATTTATTTTTGCTTGATGAGCGTTCCTTTAGAGGGGACAACAACAAGAACACCGAGCCAACCCTGGAAATATTGGGTACAGAACAGTTTCAATGGATTAAAGACAGCCTAAAGGCTTCGCGGGCAACTTGGAAGGTGATTGCATCAGACGATCCGCTATCAATCGTAACTGGCGGTCCAGGCGACTACGATGCCTGGGCTCAGAATGACACTCGCCTGCTTGGTCGTGAGGCACAACTGAGCGACTTGCTGAAGTTCATCAAAGATGAGGAAATCGAGAACGTCGTTTGGATTACAGCCGATGTACATTTTCCGGCAGCAATTTATTATGACCCAAATCGGGCAGTCTTCCAAGACTTCAATCCCTTCTGGGAATTTGTGATTGGACCAATCCACGCTGGAGCTTTTGGTCCAGCTGCAAACCTGCCGCTAGACTCAACTTTTGGTCCTGAATATGAATTCAACATCTTCCCGGAAGAGGCAAATTTACCGCCACCGCATAACCAGTTCTTCGGCTCAGCAGAGGTAGATGGACAAACTGCCCAGTTGACAGTACGTATTCACGCAATTACTGGAGAAGTTGTGTATGAAAAGGTGCTAGACCCAAGTGCCAATAGCAGAAACCAAAATCGCAGTAAGTAG
- a CDS encoding ABC transporter permease subunit has product MITDICTVLWKEWRELLFQRGSLRSIMLSLLPSVVLFGVLLPSQVGHFWVESPLLLGLWGWLPTLPVTAVIADAFAGERERHTLETLLASPLSEQAILFGKVGAVVGYGWGLTLLILLVGLVTVNVVDSNGELLLYPLHITLGGVVLGLLTATLAASAGVLVSLRSATVRQAAQQLAFASIALTWIPIFGFSLLPSQVQTSLSESVMNANATQLFLIVVLVLAVLDAGLLLVAMARFGRSRLILD; this is encoded by the coding sequence GTGATTACTGACATCTGCACTGTGCTGTGGAAGGAATGGCGGGAACTGTTATTTCAGCGTGGTAGCCTGCGGTCAATTATGCTCAGTTTGCTGCCGTCAGTGGTGTTATTTGGTGTGCTTCTGCCTTCGCAGGTTGGGCATTTTTGGGTAGAATCTCCATTACTATTAGGTCTTTGGGGCTGGCTACCAACGCTACCTGTAACGGCAGTAATCGCGGATGCTTTTGCTGGGGAACGCGAACGCCACACATTGGAAACTCTGCTAGCTAGTCCGCTGTCAGAACAAGCTATTCTTTTTGGTAAGGTGGGTGCAGTCGTTGGCTACGGTTGGGGATTGACGCTGCTGATTCTGTTGGTGGGATTAGTGACAGTTAATGTTGTTGACAGCAATGGGGAACTGCTGCTTTATCCACTTCATATCACCCTGGGAGGTGTAGTTTTAGGTCTGCTGACGGCAACACTGGCAGCAAGTGCAGGCGTTCTTGTCTCCTTGCGGAGTGCGACGGTACGCCAAGCGGCTCAACAGTTAGCTTTCGCCTCTATAGCCTTAACTTGGATTCCAATTTTTGGTTTTAGCTTGCTGCCAAGTCAAGTGCAAACAAGTCTGAGCGAATCAGTCATGAATGCCAATGCTACACAACTTTTCCTGATAGTTGTGCTTGTGCTGGCTGTACTTGATGCTGGGCTACTGTTAGTAGCAATGGCACGGTTTGGGCGATCGCGCTTAATTCTCGATTAA
- a CDS encoding GNAT family N-acetyltransferase, with translation MKQPRIEIAVEPQPDEIEFVTQQIIKFNSSRAGEGNYKPLVIFLRDSDNHVVGGLIGETYWQWLYVDVLCVHESFRGEGYGDALLAAAEQEAVKRGCQYAYLDTFSFQAPEFYQKRGYAVFGELPNFPQGYRRYFLKKELH, from the coding sequence ATGAAGCAGCCAAGAATTGAGATAGCTGTAGAACCACAACCTGATGAAATTGAATTTGTCACTCAGCAGATTATAAAATTCAATAGCAGCCGCGCTGGTGAGGGTAATTACAAACCTTTAGTGATCTTTTTGCGAGATTCGGATAATCATGTAGTGGGTGGGTTGATTGGAGAAACCTATTGGCAGTGGTTGTATGTTGATGTGTTGTGCGTGCATGAATCGTTTCGCGGAGAAGGTTACGGAGATGCTCTTCTAGCTGCTGCGGAACAGGAAGCTGTGAAGCGCGGTTGTCAATACGCATATTTGGATACATTTAGTTTTCAAGCTCCAGAGTTTTACCAAAAACGTGGATATGCTGTTTTCGGTGAGTTACCAAACTTTCCCCAGGGTTATAGGCGCTATTTTCTGAAGAAGGAGTTACATTAA
- a CDS encoding glutathione S-transferase family protein, producing the protein MSEIELYSAVLCPFAYRSRLTLAEKKLPFKLIEIDLQNKPTNFEEISPYGLVPLLKHGEFRVWESAIINEYLEESFPTPPLFPKDPMQRAQARIWINFADVRLFATTHKLLLTSDPLQQAEGVKELSKYLQFVEQEGLQKLSAEGPYWLGTEISLVDLTYYPWFEQVAVLEHFRGFQFPKGLDRLKKWCEAVANRESVRAIAKSQKFYLKHYARLQGLASPP; encoded by the coding sequence ATGTCTGAGATCGAACTTTATAGCGCGGTTCTTTGTCCCTTCGCTTATCGATCACGCTTAACTTTAGCCGAAAAAAAATTACCATTTAAGCTAATCGAAATTGACTTGCAAAACAAACCCACTAACTTTGAGGAAATTTCTCCCTATGGTCTAGTACCTTTACTCAAGCATGGCGAGTTCCGCGTATGGGAGTCTGCAATTATTAATGAATATCTGGAGGAATCGTTTCCAACCCCTCCGCTGTTTCCTAAAGACCCAATGCAACGTGCTCAAGCGCGAATCTGGATTAATTTTGCCGATGTCCGATTGTTTGCAACCACTCACAAATTGTTACTCACCTCAGATCCACTACAGCAAGCAGAGGGAGTAAAAGAACTAAGCAAGTACTTACAATTTGTTGAGCAAGAGGGATTGCAAAAGTTATCGGCAGAGGGTCCTTACTGGTTGGGGACAGAAATCAGTCTTGTCGATCTGACCTATTACCCTTGGTTTGAGCAAGTAGCGGTATTGGAGCATTTTCGTGGATTCCAATTCCCAAAAGGACTTGATCGCCTAAAAAAATGGTGCGAAGCTGTCGCTAACCGAGAATCGGTTCGGGCGATCGCCAAGTCTCAGAAGTTTTATCTCAAACACTATGCGCGGCTGCAAGGCTTGGCATCGCCGCCATGA
- a CDS encoding LysR family transcriptional regulator, with the protein MDIKDLRCFIVLAEELNFRRAAEKMHMSQPPLTRLIGRLERELGVALFKRTTRNVELTEAGQSLLREARGLLLHADETARRIRHATSEASNRLRVGYVPLALYTVLPQFLDQCRQDFPELELDLHERTTDMQLNELYSAEIDIGFIYMPIYSELLALKAVYREPMKLAVPAHHPMANQPAIKLTNFASDVFIMHPRAENPAMYDDILRCCTMVGFSPRIFQKADDQSCMALLMAGQGIHFIASGMECLEPTGLKHLVIDDTVPTLELAMAWRREDPSSIVKSLVSEIPGIL; encoded by the coding sequence GTGGATATAAAAGATCTCCGCTGTTTTATCGTGCTAGCTGAAGAGCTAAATTTTCGCCGGGCGGCTGAGAAGATGCATATGTCGCAGCCGCCGCTGACCCGATTAATCGGACGACTAGAGCGAGAATTAGGGGTTGCGTTGTTTAAGCGCACCACCCGCAATGTGGAATTGACCGAGGCAGGTCAGAGTCTTTTGAGAGAGGCGAGAGGGCTACTGCTCCATGCAGATGAAACAGCAAGACGGATTCGTCATGCGACATCAGAAGCTTCAAATCGTTTGAGAGTAGGTTATGTTCCTTTAGCTCTTTACACGGTGCTGCCACAGTTTCTCGATCAATGCCGCCAAGACTTTCCAGAACTTGAGTTAGACCTGCATGAGCGCACGACTGATATGCAATTGAATGAGTTATACAGCGCAGAAATAGATATTGGTTTTATCTACATGCCTATTTATTCAGAACTGCTTGCACTCAAGGCAGTGTATCGAGAACCGATGAAGTTAGCTGTTCCTGCCCATCACCCAATGGCTAATCAACCAGCGATAAAGCTGACAAATTTTGCTAGTGACGTTTTTATCATGCATCCGCGTGCTGAAAACCCAGCGATGTATGATGATATTTTGCGGTGCTGCACAATGGTGGGATTTTCGCCCCGAATCTTTCAAAAGGCTGACGACCAAAGCTGCATGGCTTTGTTGATGGCGGGGCAAGGCATTCACTTTATCGCTTCGGGAATGGAATGCCTTGAACCGACTGGACTAAAACATCTTGTCATTGATGACACAGTACCGACCCTAGAGTTGGCAATGGCTTGGCGACGCGAAGATCCTTCCTCTATTGTGAAATCGTTAGTTAGTGAAATCCCAGGCATTTTATAG
- a CDS encoding NAD(P)/FAD-dependent oxidoreductase: MNLAKLARRSFLMLSGVASTFVLIPKKGLETIMNNDVKADSPSINPTVEQSEQRHFDVIIIGGNFAGLSAALQIARTRRQVLVIDAGKPRNRFAAGSHGFLGHDGRSPAQIAQIGREQFLKYPTAHFIEGKAIRAERHQVDFFSVELESGSIYQSKRIILAMGVVDHLPEILGLAERWGKTVNACPYCHGYELAGETWGVLYRGEASLHQAKLVLDWSDNVVFFSNGSDQISADNRADLESYGITIEDTPVESLVGEGENLSGVKLKDQRVVPIKALFVITQSSINSPLISQLGCELEDGLFGSMIKTNNLKETTVEGVFAAGDIARALHNATWAAADGVSAGIFAHQSLIVSRNPYYR, from the coding sequence GTGAATTTAGCTAAGCTGGCTCGCCGTAGCTTTTTGATGCTGTCAGGTGTTGCTTCAACATTTGTGCTCATTCCCAAGAAAGGACTTGAAACCATCATGAATAATGACGTAAAAGCTGATAGCCCATCTATTAACCCAACCGTTGAGCAAAGTGAGCAAAGGCATTTTGATGTGATTATAATTGGTGGGAATTTTGCTGGGCTGTCTGCGGCGCTCCAAATTGCGCGTACCCGCCGCCAAGTGTTGGTCATTGACGCGGGTAAACCTAGAAATCGTTTTGCGGCAGGTTCTCACGGTTTTCTGGGGCATGATGGTCGATCTCCGGCACAGATAGCTCAAATCGGTCGTGAGCAATTTCTCAAATATCCAACAGCCCATTTCATTGAAGGTAAAGCAATCCGCGCAGAACGCCATCAAGTTGATTTCTTCTCGGTGGAGTTAGAGTCAGGGTCAATCTATCAGAGCAAGCGGATTATCCTTGCAATGGGAGTTGTTGATCATCTGCCGGAGATTCTAGGATTAGCTGAGCGATGGGGAAAAACGGTGAATGCGTGTCCATACTGCCACGGCTATGAACTTGCCGGTGAAACGTGGGGTGTACTTTACAGGGGGGAGGCATCCCTACATCAGGCTAAGCTTGTGCTGGATTGGAGTGATAACGTTGTCTTCTTCTCAAATGGCTCTGATCAAATCAGTGCTGACAATCGGGCTGACCTCGAATCGTATGGAATCACCATCGAAGATACACCAGTTGAATCCCTAGTCGGTGAGGGTGAAAATCTCAGCGGGGTTAAACTCAAAGACCAGCGGGTTGTACCGATCAAAGCTTTGTTTGTAATTACCCAATCTTCGATCAATAGTCCATTGATTTCACAACTTGGATGTGAATTAGAAGATGGACTCTTTGGTTCCATGATTAAAACCAACAATTTGAAAGAAACAACTGTAGAGGGTGTCTTTGCTGCTGGTGATATTGCTCGTGCCCTTCACAATGCGACTTGGGCTGCCGCCGACGGAGTATCGGCAGGCATTTTCGCCCATCAGTCTTTGATAGTGAGTAGAAACCCTTATTACCGCTAG
- a CDS encoding class I SAM-dependent methyltransferase codes for MSKIEKRYHWMLDEVKSAGRENLDADHASQYDFKEDASVMEELALMKRLGLNGQSEVVDIGAGTGQFTLAVASLCTRVVAVDVSPVMLDVLKAKVSASRLPNVEVVQSGFLTYEHQGRQADFVYSRYALHHLPDFWKALALQRLRHIVRTGGVLRLWDVVYNFDPSEAKERLDAWCATLSDRPEDGWTRADLEEHIRDEHSTFAWLLEPMIERSSFHIENVVYSPDGIFARYVARAI; via the coding sequence ATGAGTAAGATTGAGAAAAGATACCATTGGATGCTAGACGAAGTGAAGAGCGCGGGCAGAGAAAATCTCGATGCTGACCACGCATCTCAATACGACTTTAAGGAAGATGCTAGTGTCATGGAAGAGCTAGCACTTATGAAAAGGCTTGGACTTAACGGGCAATCAGAAGTGGTAGATATTGGTGCAGGCACCGGACAGTTCACCCTTGCTGTTGCCTCGCTGTGTACACGAGTGGTTGCAGTTGACGTTTCACCTGTAATGCTGGACGTGCTAAAGGCGAAGGTTAGTGCGTCTCGCCTACCAAATGTTGAGGTTGTCCAGTCTGGCTTCCTCACCTATGAACACCAAGGAAGGCAAGCTGATTTCGTGTATTCCCGCTATGCACTCCATCATCTTCCTGATTTCTGGAAGGCGTTGGCTCTTCAACGCCTTCGACATATCGTTCGGACGGGAGGTGTGCTCCGGCTGTGGGATGTTGTCTACAACTTCGACCCGTCAGAAGCAAAGGAGCGCCTTGATGCGTGGTGTGCTACGCTCAGCGATCGTCCAGAAGATGGCTGGACTCGGGCTGATCTCGAAGAGCACATCCGTGATGAGCATTCAACCTTCGCTTGGCTTCTGGAGCCAATGATAGAGCGCAGTAGTTTCCATATTGAGAATGTTGTATATTCACCAGATGGCATCTTTGCCAGATATGTTGCTCGTGCGATCTGA
- a CDS encoding ABC transporter ATP-binding protein: MTAIAIRTVNLSRDFGNVQAVDNLSLEVPRGIVFGFLGANGSGKTTTIRLLLGLLEPTSGRAKVLGFDTRLQANEIRRRTGALLEYPGLYERLSAEDNLEFYGRVWRLPTVRRRSRIKELLSNLGLWQRRHESVGSWSRGMKQKLAVARAMLHCPPLIFLDEPTNGLDPVAAAALRDDLQEMVAREGVTVFLTTHNLAEAEKLCHQIGVIRQGKLLAVGDPNELRAQAGGPRIEVVGRGFTSSLLNWLRSQPLVSSAAIQGDRLTITLCKQTSAAPLVSMLVRAGVEIEEVHKGSASLEEVFLTLMKTKTPSLP, encoded by the coding sequence ATGACCGCGATCGCCATTCGTACCGTAAATCTCAGTCGTGATTTTGGTAATGTCCAAGCAGTCGATAATTTATCGCTAGAAGTACCGAGGGGTATTGTCTTTGGATTTCTTGGTGCTAATGGTTCTGGTAAGACTACCACCATCCGACTACTGCTAGGTTTGTTAGAACCAACTAGTGGACGAGCTAAAGTATTAGGTTTTGATACTAGATTGCAGGCAAATGAAATTCGTCGCCGTACCGGCGCACTGCTAGAATATCCAGGACTCTACGAACGACTCAGTGCCGAAGATAATTTGGAGTTTTACGGGCGGGTTTGGCGTTTACCAACTGTCCGCAGGCGATCGCGCATTAAGGAATTACTCAGCAACTTAGGACTATGGCAGCGCCGTCATGAAAGTGTAGGCAGTTGGAGTCGAGGAATGAAGCAAAAACTAGCGGTAGCCCGTGCCATGCTTCACTGTCCGCCTTTGATCTTTCTGGATGAGCCAACCAATGGACTCGATCCTGTAGCAGCAGCAGCCCTACGCGACGATCTGCAAGAGATGGTGGCACGGGAGGGAGTGACAGTATTCTTGACTACGCACAATCTGGCAGAAGCAGAGAAGTTGTGCCACCAAATTGGCGTGATCCGGCAAGGTAAACTCCTGGCAGTCGGCGATCCAAATGAGTTACGCGCTCAAGCGGGTGGTCCAAGAATTGAAGTAGTGGGGCGTGGATTCACTTCATCACTCCTGAATTGGCTGCGATCGCAACCCTTGGTTTCCTCTGCTGCCATTCAAGGCGATCGCCTAACTATTACCCTATGTAAACAAACCAGCGCTGCACCTCTAGTCAGTATGCTAGTCCGGGCAGGCGTTGAGATTGAAGAAGTCCACAAGGGTAGCGCCAGCCTAGAAGAAGTTTTTTTAACCCTGATGAAGACAAAGACCCCTAGCCTACCCTAA
- a CDS encoding DJ-1/PfpI family protein produces MAAKKILMLIGDYVEDYEVMVPFQALQMVGYTVHAVCPDKQAGEKVRTAIHDFEGDQTYSEKPGHNFTLNATFEQVEAEAYDALVIPGGRAPEYIRLNQKVIEITRHFVQANKPIAAICHGLLVLAAADGLEGKSCTAYPACGPEVTRAGGLYAHIPPDEAMVDGNLVTAPAWPAHPSWLAEFLKLLGTRIEHPEMVPA; encoded by the coding sequence ATGGCTGCTAAGAAAATCTTGATGCTCATTGGTGATTATGTGGAAGATTATGAGGTGATGGTGCCATTTCAGGCGCTGCAAATGGTAGGATACACTGTTCATGCAGTTTGTCCTGATAAGCAAGCTGGGGAAAAGGTGCGGACAGCCATTCATGACTTTGAAGGCGACCAAACATATAGTGAGAAACCAGGACACAACTTCACCTTAAACGCCACGTTTGAACAAGTGGAAGCAGAAGCTTATGATGCTTTAGTGATACCTGGAGGACGAGCACCAGAATATATCCGCCTCAATCAGAAGGTAATAGAAATCACCCGTCACTTTGTTCAAGCAAATAAGCCGATCGCTGCTATCTGTCATGGTTTATTAGTATTAGCGGCAGCGGATGGATTAGAAGGTAAAAGTTGCACTGCCTACCCAGCTTGTGGACCAGAGGTGACTCGCGCTGGTGGACTATATGCTCATATTCCACCTGATGAGGCAATGGTTGATGGGAATTTGGTAACAGCACCAGCTTGGCCGGCTCATCCCAGTTGGTTGGCAGAATTCCTTAAACTTTTGGGAACACGGATTGAGCATCCAGAAATGGTTCCAGCCTGA